The following coding sequences are from one Culex quinquefasciatus strain JHB chromosome 1, VPISU_Cqui_1.0_pri_paternal, whole genome shotgun sequence window:
- the LOC119771257 gene encoding uncharacterized protein LOC119771257 codes for MMKVLTATTSVLVVLAVLPAITNSDPLRRKRDSEGEVSTVGTVLLDKLLTTTDWDNTLEDDEGSGTITTTVDPVESSDDSVGISTVIVESKHFGTKNYTFLEPNHIPISDFLDMDEDMDLELLFTEVVNADFQQGGGTSPAQNIMLQIEDYDDEGNTQSYFLHSSPHSEETHGNGTTAQSDRFTSPDVSSRVSGFFRDVLQRLGVYKYIVDYQNEQNQGGGQSGGGSKVPHRFHPHLINTPKGLRNIPAHFGDQFQPSETTPGSSSLQSSSKRPRPGAVPPRSSIGNLFNQFKQKIKAIYPGTVWCGDGNQAKSENDIGFFHLTDTCCRAHDLCPVSIAAGEQFNRLKNNGYFTRSHCDCDKAFYNCLKNADTLVSNQIGYTYFNLLKPQCFRHEHPKVACTKKSKGKCLTYVVDETKDKLWQWFDNLIY; via the exons ATGATGAAAGTGCTGACGGCGACGACGAGTGTGCTGGTTgtgttggcagtgttgccagcgatCACCAACAGTGATCCGCTGCGCAGAAAAAGAGACAGTGAGGGTGAAGTGAGCACGGTTGGGACCGTCCTGCTGGACAAACTGCTCACCACTACCGATTGGGACAACACGCTGGAGGACGACGAAGGAAGCGGGACGATCACGACCACGGTCGATCCTGTTGAGTCGTCGGATGATAGTGTCGGCATCAGTACGGTGATCGTGGAGAGCAAACACTTTGGGACGAAGAATTACACCTTTCTCGAGCCGAATCACATCCCGATCAGTGACTTTCTCGATATGGACGAGGACATGGATCTGGAGTTGCTGTTTACGGAGGTGGTGAATGCCGATTTTCAGCAGGGCGGTGGCACGAGCCCAGCGCAGAACATCATG CTCCAAATCGAGGACTACGACGACGAGGGAAACACCCAGAGCTATTTTCTACATTCATCGCCGCATTCCGAGG AAACACACGGTAATGGAACGACGGCACAATCCGACCGGTTCACCTCACCAGACGTGTCCTCGCGAGTTTCAGGCTTCTTCCGGGATGTCCTCCAGCGGCTTGGCGTGTACAAGTACATCGTCGACTACCAAAACGAGCAGAACCAGGGCGGTGGACAGAGTGGAGGTGGTTCTAAGGTTCCGCATAGGTTCCATCCGCACCTAATCAACACCCCCAAGGGCCTCCGGAACATTCCGGCGCACTTTGGCGATCAGTTTCAGCCGTCGGAAACCACTCCGGGCTCATCGTCGTTGCAATCTTCGAGCAAACGACCCCGGCCTGGCGCGGTTCCGCCCAGGTCCTCGATCGGGAACTTGTTCAACCAGTTCAAGCAAAAGATCAAGGCCATCTACCCCGGGACGGTTTGGTGCGGCGATGGCAACCAGGCCAAAAGTGAGAACGACATCGGATTTTTCCACCTGACGGACACGTGCTGCCGAGCCCACGATCTGTGCCCAGTCTCGATCGCCGCCGGAGAGCAATTCAACCGACTGAAAAATAATGGCTATTTTACCAG ATCTCACTGTGACTGTGATAAAGCGTTCTACAACTGTCTCAAGAACGCCGACACGCTGGTTTCGAACCAGATCGGATACACCTACTTCAATCTACTTAAGCCGCAGTGCTTCCGCCACGAGCACCCCAAAGTTGCTTGTACCAAAAA aagcAAAGGCAAATGCCTAACCTACGTGGTTGACGAAACCAAGGACAAACTGTGGCAGTGGTTTGACAATCTTATTTACTAG
- the LOC119771147 gene encoding fibrinogen C domain-containing protein 1-like: MDADNDRSFENCAKIHHGVEPVQPANQALPRTCSTSDRYSGIQLIHPQPGFGEPFEVYCEQEYEDGGWVVIQNRFDGSVNFERNWAEYEHGFGDMSGEHWLGLRAIHELTYSKQYKLHILLELSNGTQLAAKYNEFSTGSGSAAVKQQQPACAQWA, encoded by the exons ATGGATGCGGATAACGATCGATCGTTTGAAAACTGTGCCAAAATTCACCACGGTG TTGAACCGGTGCAACCTGCAAACCAGGCCCTTCCGAGAACTTGCTCAACCTCAGATCGCTATTCGGGCATTCAGCTGATCCACCCCCAACCCGGATTTGGTGAACCGTTTGAGGTGTATTGTGAGCAGGAGTACGAAGACGGAGGATGGGTTGTGATCCAGAACCGCTTTGATGGGTCGGTTAACTTTGAACGGAATTGGGCCGAGTACGAGCACGGATTCGGAGACATGAGTGGTGAACATTGGCTGGGATTGAGGGCGATTCACGAGTTGACCTATTCCAAGCAGTACAAACTGCACATTTTGCTGGAGCTGTCAAATGGAACTCAGCTGGCTGCCAAATATAACGAATTTTCG ACTGGTAGCGGAAGTGCAGCTGTCAAACAGCAGCAGCCCGCGTGTGCCCAGTGGGCTTGA
- the LOC6052272 gene encoding lipid storage droplets surface-binding protein 2 codes for MSAKVQANGEVVAPTEGQASSLLPHLESLDRMLKLPVVDATWQQTQNVYGRVKDYNPLLSWALGTAEDVVHRAVTISAPLVQKLDRPLQLVDQTLVKGIDKLEVNAPIIKEQPQEIYNQAKSRVLETVRPYTDKVCDLRSASQQRAASLKELSWKKANEVLATQYGSIAVNGVDTTAQLAERLLDYYFPKSEGDVEEDNAPISAKDDPVLHTVQTVGRLSNKVARRVYRTVSTQVKSLRKEDVKDYIATLIAVLRLTQYLNFINDKRQQQQAVEGSPSSSSSDATSSASTTSDVVANTNSTKTLQDKEAKKDQ; via the exons ATGTCTGCAAAAGTGCAAGCAAACGGTGAGGTTGTCGCGCCTACTGAGGGCCAGGCCAGCAGCCTGCTGCCACACCTGGAATCGCTGGACCGGATGCTCAAGCTGCCCGTCGTGGACGCCACCTGGCAGCAGACCCAGAACGTGTACGGCCGTGTGAAAG ATTACAACCCACTGCTGTCGTGGGCCCTCGGAACGGCCGAGGACGTGGTGCACCGTGCCGTGACCATTTCCGCCCCGTTGGTGCAAAAGCTGGACCGACCGCTGCAGCTGGTCGACCAGACGCTGGTCAAGGGCATCGACAAGCTCGAGGTGAACGCCCCGATCATCAAGGAGCAGCCCCAGGAGATTTACAACCAGGCCAAGTCGCGCGTCCTGGAGACGGTCCGGCCGTACACGGATAAGGTTTGCGATCTGCGATCGGCGTCCCAGCAGCGGGCGGCCTCCCTGAAGGAGCTGTCCTGGAAGAAGGCCAACGAGGTGCTGGCCACCCAGTACGGCAGCATCGCCGTCAACGGAGTGGACACGACGGCCCAGCTGGCGGAACGACTGCTCGACTACTACTTCCCAAAGAGCGAGGGCGACGTTGAGGAAGacaatg CTCCCATCTCCGCCAAGGACGACCCCGTGCTGCACACCGTCCAAACCGTGGGCCGCCTGTCCAACAAGGTCGCGCGCCGCGTCTACCGAACCGTCTCCACCCAGGTCAAGTCCCTGCGCAAGGAGGACGTCAAGGACTACATCGCCACCCTGATTGCCGTGCTCCGACTGACCCAGTACCTCAACTTTATCAACGACAagcgacagcagcagcaggccgTCGAGGGCAGCCCAAGTTCCAGCTCCTCCGATGCCACCTCCTCCGCGTCGACCACCTCGGACGTGGTGGCCAACACCAACAGCACCAAAACCCTTCAGGACAAGGAAGCCAAGAAGGACCAGTAG